One region of Oncorhynchus mykiss isolate Arlee chromosome 8, USDA_OmykA_1.1, whole genome shotgun sequence genomic DNA includes:
- the LOC110530622 gene encoding LOW QUALITY PROTEIN: CUB and zona pellucida-like domain-containing protein 1 (The sequence of the model RefSeq protein was modified relative to this genomic sequence to represent the inferred CDS: substituted 1 base at 1 genomic stop codon), which translates to MLCNNKICPHSPVTVKAKVVCQETTMTVEVEKSSIPGVHEGHLRLSDPSNSACDLQRLSNSIHIIGVIPLDACGTQIEEDDDNLLFKNKITTFDNPNDIITRHHQVEIQFYCQYAKRGNVSLGFSAHRDSITVVEKGFGMFTHQFEFYXTSDYPLDVVVKQMIYMDIEATTTVNNTEIFVESCRVAPYDNANYHPTYPIIENGCNVDLTVQIFSPRHKRHFRFRMEAIKFIGLHDLVYISCSVILCEAGNPNTRCAQGCINSTSPQSADHHHRKRDASMQTAKHHISQGPLRLIKTSESSGNTYLEVTNMNMVFMAGCFLAAIAMVCGFVLYKAKATGVKYQPLPTFET; encoded by the exons ATGTTGTGCAATAACAAGATATGTCCACATTCTCCTGTGACAGTCAAAGCCAAAGTGGTTTGCCAAGAGACCACTATGACAGTGGAAGTGGAGAAGTCCTCTATCCCTGGAGTACATGAGGGCCATCTCCGCCTCAGTGATCCCAGTAACTCTGCCTGCGACCTGCAACGCCTCTCCAACAGCATCCACATCATCGGAGTCATCCCCCTCGATGCCTGTGGGACTCAGATAGAG GAGGATGATGACAACCTCCTCTTCAAGAACAAAATCACCACCTTCGACAACCCCAATGACATCATCACCAGGCACCACCAGGTGGAGATCCAGTTCTACTGCCAGTACGCCAAACGTGGCAATGTGAGCCTGGGCTTCAGCGCACACAGGGACAGCATCACAGTCGTGGAGAAAGGCTTCGGTATGTTCACCCACCAGTTTGAGTTCTACTAGACGAGTGACTACCCATTAGACGTGGTGGTGAAGCAGATGATCTACATGGACATCGAGGCCACAACCACCGTGAACAACACAGAGATCTTCGTGGAGTCTTGCAGAGTGGCGCCATATGACAACGCCAACTATCACCCCACCTACCCCATCATAGAAAACGG gtgcAATGTGGACCTGACTGTTCAAATATTCTCACCCCGTCACAAGAGACATTTCCGGTTCAGAATGGAAGCTATCAAATTCATCGGACTGCACGACCTG GTGTACATCAGCTGTTCAGTGATTCTGTGTGAGGCTGGGAACCCCAACACCCGGTGCGCCCAGGGCTGCATCAACTCCACCTCACCCCAGTCTGCTGATCACCACCACCGTAAGAGAGATGCCTCCATGCAAACGGCCAAGCATCACATTTCCCAGGGTCCTTTGCGCCTGATAAAGACTTCTGAGAGCTCAGGTAACACTTACCTTGAGG TGACCAACATGAACATGGTGTTCATGGCTGGATGTTTCCTAGCAGCCATTGCCATGGTGTGTGGCTT